A single Thermocrinis jamiesonii DNA region contains:
- the bamA gene encoding outer membrane protein assembly factor BamA, protein MRKLTSALLLSFGLLYAQTIERIEIEGAQYVPEEIIRGLLRAKEGFSYDPSAIREDIRRLYRTGFFDRIEVEEERVGDKVVLIYKVKDLPVIYKIEFVGNRKIKADELEKRIGIETEVGKIDIEEITRDYTSSPAIEEKVEVQRRLKLGRVLSREEMEVIKSRIIQAYQKEGYTNVQVSYELVPKKGASKLVYKIVEGEPEYVSDIEIKGNKSFKRSKLLGFMQTKPPSLLALRLRPPFSEEVLKEDLKKIEEFYRSEGFLEVQTSYDVKKENNKYKVVIQITEGKRYKLRGVKIEGNTYFSERELLGNALKKNRGGFYKSAVVESVLRNIKTKYSQIGFLNVSFDKQEQVDREKGEVFVLIRIYEGEPVYAGRIEVKGNYETRDYVIRRELKIQEGDLINQRELERSRTRIFNLGYYQDVEINLSPSEKNKWDIETKIRERFTGQFSVGLGYNQVSGVSGFLSIRKGNFLGTGDIAGFSMSFGSKIKDNSLSYTKKWFLNQPLDLSGFLYDRRLEYTTYTVSRTGIDLILSRELSEYWKISGGISAQVVKYSDISPDASPIIRQEEGTRQSRKLIFGISRDTRDNYLFPTKGSLTEIGYTVALPFAGGTERFNKITLSHQTFFQDTLFDTGFVFNFRSSLGVVEPYGGKTIPLDERFFVGGDFTIRGYKYGYAGPLDPNILEPIGSKKQFILSVEANYPLYKTILYGSVFYDTGLGFNELKELKAENLRGGYGIGIRFITPFAPIKLDWAFKTKRVPGDTSKSRIHFVLGFFF, encoded by the coding sequence TTGCGTAAGCTAACGTCGGCACTTTTGCTTAGCTTTGGTTTGCTTTATGCACAGACGATAGAAAGGATAGAGATAGAAGGTGCTCAGTATGTGCCAGAAGAGATCATAAGGGGATTGCTAAGAGCAAAAGAAGGTTTTTCTTACGATCCATCAGCTATAAGGGAGGATATAAGGCGCCTTTACAGAACTGGTTTCTTTGACCGCATAGAAGTAGAAGAAGAAAGGGTTGGAGACAAGGTTGTCCTCATTTATAAGGTAAAGGACCTGCCAGTGATATACAAGATAGAGTTTGTGGGCAACAGAAAGATAAAAGCGGACGAGTTGGAAAAAAGGATAGGAATAGAGACTGAAGTGGGAAAGATAGACATAGAAGAGATAACAAGAGACTACACTTCTTCACCTGCCATAGAAGAAAAGGTTGAAGTGCAAAGGAGGTTAAAGCTCGGGAGAGTATTAAGCAGGGAAGAGATGGAGGTCATAAAGAGTAGAATAATCCAAGCTTATCAGAAGGAAGGCTATACAAACGTGCAGGTCTCTTATGAGCTTGTGCCCAAAAAAGGTGCGTCAAAGCTGGTTTATAAGATAGTGGAAGGAGAGCCAGAATATGTAAGCGATATTGAAATAAAGGGGAACAAAAGCTTTAAAAGAAGTAAGCTTTTAGGTTTTATGCAGACAAAACCACCAAGTCTTTTAGCCCTTAGGCTCAGACCTCCGTTCAGCGAAGAGGTTTTGAAAGAAGACCTCAAAAAAATAGAAGAATTTTACAGGTCGGAAGGGTTTTTGGAAGTGCAAACTTCTTACGATGTAAAAAAGGAAAACAACAAATACAAGGTGGTAATACAAATAACGGAAGGGAAAAGGTACAAGCTAAGGGGTGTAAAAATAGAAGGGAATACCTATTTTTCCGAGAGGGAACTTTTAGGCAATGCTTTGAAGAAAAATAGGGGCGGTTTTTACAAAAGTGCTGTGGTAGAGAGTGTGCTAAGAAACATAAAGACTAAATACTCACAAATAGGCTTTTTGAATGTTAGCTTTGATAAACAGGAACAGGTGGATAGAGAAAAGGGGGAAGTATTTGTACTTATAAGGATTTACGAAGGAGAACCTGTGTATGCGGGAAGAATAGAGGTAAAGGGTAACTACGAAACAAGGGATTATGTGATAAGAAGGGAGCTAAAAATCCAAGAGGGTGACCTTATAAACCAAAGAGAGTTAGAAAGGTCAAGGACGAGAATATTCAACTTAGGATACTATCAGGACGTGGAAATAAACCTGTCTCCGTCCGAAAAGAATAAGTGGGACATAGAAACAAAAATAAGGGAAAGATTTACTGGACAGTTTTCCGTAGGGCTTGGATACAATCAGGTAAGCGGGGTGTCTGGGTTTCTATCCATCAGAAAGGGCAACTTCTTAGGCACGGGTGATATTGCGGGATTTTCTATGTCCTTTGGGAGCAAAATAAAGGACAATTCCCTTTCCTACACCAAAAAGTGGTTTTTAAACCAACCATTGGACCTAAGCGGTTTTCTATACGACAGAAGATTGGAATACACCACATACACCGTTTCAAGGACAGGTATAGACCTGATACTTTCAAGGGAGCTAAGCGAATATTGGAAGATAAGCGGGGGAATTAGCGCACAGGTTGTGAAATATTCTGATATTTCTCCGGATGCGTCACCCATAATACGTCAGGAGGAGGGCACAAGGCAATCCCGAAAGCTAATCTTTGGCATTTCAAGGGATACAAGGGATAATTATCTTTTCCCAACAAAAGGCTCACTAACAGAGATTGGATACACAGTTGCCTTACCCTTTGCGGGAGGCACAGAAAGATTTAACAAGATAACCCTATCCCATCAAACATTCTTCCAAGACACTCTCTTTGATACAGGTTTCGTCTTCAACTTCAGAAGTTCCTTAGGTGTGGTTGAACCTTACGGAGGAAAAACCATACCCTTGGATGAGAGGTTCTTTGTGGGCGGAGACTTTACAATCAGGGGTTACAAATACGGATACGCTGGCCCTTTGGACCCAAACATACTGGAACCCATAGGATCAAAGAAACAGTTTATACTGTCCGTAGAAGCAAACTATCCCTTGTATAAAACCATACTCTACGGTTCTGTGTTTTACGATACGGGTCTTGGATTTAATGAGTTAAAGGAACTAAAGGCGGAAAACTTAAGGGGAGGATACGGCATAGGTATAAGATTCATAACTCCTTTTGCTCCGATTAAACTTGATTGGGCTTTTAAAACAAAGAGGGTACCCGGGGACACATCCAAAAGCAGAATTCACTTCGTCTTAGGCTTTTTCTTCTGA
- a CDS encoding pyridoxamine 5'-phosphate oxidase family protein, which produces MIPKELIDTMKNLGVFPVVLGTVDRDGNIHLAFITWVHPVDERTLRFALSSNAKSAKNIAETGKASLMVFNTNTALALYGRAKMVLERIEEVKFPVSVFELSLEKVENTLFPGGTVLGPIPFAHTGNLVEASELDELVLSALRR; this is translated from the coding sequence ATGATACCGAAGGAATTAATAGATACTATGAAAAACCTTGGAGTTTTTCCAGTAGTGCTTGGTACCGTAGATAGAGATGGAAACATCCACCTTGCGTTTATTACATGGGTCCATCCTGTAGATGAAAGAACTTTAAGATTTGCCCTAAGTTCAAATGCAAAAAGTGCAAAGAATATAGCGGAAACCGGAAAGGCATCTTTGATGGTATTTAACACAAACACAGCCCTTGCCTTATATGGAAGGGCAAAAATGGTATTGGAAAGGATAGAAGAGGTGAAGTTTCCTGTTTCAGTTTTTGAACTATCCTTGGAAAAGGTAGAAAACACCCTATTTCCCGGGGGAACAGTATTGGGACCCATACCCTTTGCCCATACGGGTAATTTAGTAGAAGCTTCGGAGTTGGACGAGTTGGTTTTATCTGCCCTAAGAAGATAG
- a CDS encoding CDP-alcohol phosphatidyltransferase family protein: protein MSYLTRELKPYFEKGLAPLIDTIAKLKVHPNLLTVLGLVFVCVGSYLLFLKSYLLSFFFLLIGALCDALDGAVARKGKYDSSFGAFIDSLTDRFSDAMPFVAIALSSQDRILTFLSIMAIVLSFGVSYARARAEGLGYELKVGLFERTERWIVLLIGILFEEIFLAIVLLVIGSSITLLQRVYTFMKISRR, encoded by the coding sequence ATGAGCTATTTAACAAGGGAACTAAAACCTTACTTTGAAAAGGGGCTTGCACCACTTATAGACACAATAGCAAAGCTTAAGGTCCATCCCAACCTATTAACCGTTTTAGGTTTAGTCTTTGTATGCGTTGGCTCTTACCTGCTGTTTTTGAAAAGTTACCTTCTAAGTTTTTTTTTCTTATTGATTGGTGCTCTTTGCGATGCTTTGGATGGTGCGGTAGCAAGGAAAGGGAAATACGATAGTTCCTTTGGTGCCTTTATTGATTCTTTGACGGATAGATTTTCTGACGCCATGCCTTTTGTCGCCATAGCCCTTTCTTCGCAGGATAGAATTTTGACCTTTCTTTCAATTATGGCAATAGTTCTTTCTTTTGGGGTGAGCTATGCAAGGGCAAGGGCTGAGGGTTTGGGTTACGAGCTGAAAGTAGGACTCTTTGAGAGAACTGAGAGGTGGATAGTCCTTCTGATTGGTATCCTTTTTGAGGAGATTTTTTTAGCCATAGTGTTGCTCGTTATAGGTTCTTCAATAACTTTACTTCAAAGGGTTTATACTTTTATGAAAATTTCAAGGAGGTAG
- a CDS encoding Fur family transcriptional regulator, translating into MMLDYKERLEDFVRACKEKGLKITPQRLAVYEILLRRKDHPTVEEIYEEVKEIYPFVSLATVYRTVETLEEMGFIRKVAYWGNSIRYDANIQEHDHLVCIICGSITDMKIDAGCKVPKEVEGFKVHSHSLYIYGVCPSCQKKD; encoded by the coding sequence ATGATGTTGGATTATAAAGAAAGGTTGGAAGATTTTGTTAGAGCTTGTAAGGAAAAAGGTTTAAAGATAACTCCCCAAAGGTTGGCGGTTTATGAGATCCTCCTAAGGAGGAAAGACCATCCTACGGTGGAAGAGATATACGAAGAAGTTAAAGAAATTTACCCTTTTGTTTCTTTGGCTACGGTTTATAGGACGGTAGAAACTTTGGAAGAGATGGGCTTTATAAGGAAAGTAGCCTACTGGGGAAATTCGATAAGATACGATGCAAACATTCAGGAACATGATCACCTTGTTTGTATTATATGTGGGTCTATAACAGACATGAAAATAGACGCAGGTTGCAAAGTGCCCAAAGAGGTAGAAGGTTTTAAAGTGCATTCCCATTCACTTTACATTTACGGAGTGTGTCCTTCATGTCAGAAGAAGGATTGA
- a CDS encoding 4a-hydroxytetrahydrobiopterin dehydratase, with translation MSEEGLKSFSPEEVLERIKEELPQWSYKDGYIVREINTKNWKETVMLFNAIAYLAESLWHHPDVELGFKRLKIKLKTHEADAITEKDFKLANLIEKLISLTF, from the coding sequence ATGTCAGAAGAAGGATTGAAAAGCTTTAGCCCTGAAGAGGTCCTTGAAAGAATAAAAGAAGAACTTCCACAATGGTCATATAAAGATGGTTACATTGTTAGAGAGATAAACACCAAAAACTGGAAGGAAACTGTAATGCTTTTCAACGCTATAGCCTATCTTGCGGAAAGTTTGTGGCACCACCCTGATGTGGAACTTGGCTTTAAAAGGTTAAAAATAAAGCTAAAGACCCACGAGGCGGATGCTATCACAGAAAAGGACTTTAAACTTGCAAACTTGATTGAAAAGCTTATAAGCTTAACTTTCTAG
- a CDS encoding class I SAM-dependent methyltransferase, with the protein MEVFDQYAKNYDLWYEKPFGSSAFKLELSCIERVLDPFSSSLEVGVGSGRFAKALGVPYGLDPSIELLRLAKRRGIVGILGRAEALPFKSLSFDLVLMVVSVCFFQKPLRAFEEAWRVLKRDGSLVLGLVLSESPWANFYREKAKKGHPIYSHARFYSFGELSYMLNQTHFRIEKIYTTLFEEPQDQEPLKNKEIREGFWKEGGFFCIKARKLSL; encoded by the coding sequence ATGGAAGTGTTTGACCAATACGCTAAGAACTACGATCTTTGGTATGAAAAACCCTTCGGAAGCAGTGCCTTTAAGCTTGAGCTATCTTGTATTGAAAGAGTTTTAGATCCTTTTTCCTCATCCCTTGAGGTGGGGGTAGGAAGTGGTAGGTTTGCCAAGGCCCTTGGAGTTCCCTATGGCTTGGACCCTTCAATAGAGCTTCTGAGGTTGGCAAAGCGGAGAGGCATTGTTGGGATTCTCGGAAGGGCAGAGGCTTTGCCCTTCAAAAGCTTAAGCTTTGACTTGGTTCTCATGGTAGTTTCTGTATGCTTTTTTCAAAAGCCTTTGCGTGCCTTTGAAGAAGCTTGGAGGGTTTTAAAAAGGGATGGAAGCTTGGTGCTTGGGCTTGTTCTTTCAGAAAGCCCTTGGGCGAACTTTTACAGAGAAAAGGCAAAGAAAGGGCATCCCATTTACTCCCACGCAAGGTTTTACTCCTTTGGAGAACTCTCCTACATGCTAAACCAAACCCACTTCAGAATTGAAAAAATATACACCACCCTCTTTGAGGAACCCCAAGACCAAGAGCCATTAAAAAATAAAGAAATCAGAGAAGGTTTTTGGAAAGAGGGAGGCTTTTTTTGCATAAAAGCTAGAAAGTTAAGCTTATAA
- a CDS encoding DUF2905 domain-containing protein, producing the protein MMDVGKLFILLGTLLIIFGLIFILFEKAPFGFGKLPGDIVFKKDGFTFYFPIITSLLISLILTLILNLVFWLFRK; encoded by the coding sequence ATGATGGATGTGGGAAAGCTCTTTATTTTGTTGGGAACATTGTTGATAATCTTTGGACTGATTTTCATCCTATTTGAAAAGGCACCCTTTGGCTTTGGAAAGCTACCGGGAGATATAGTGTTTAAGAAGGATGGCTTTACATTTTACTTTCCTATCATTACATCACTGTTGATAAGTCTTATTCTTACCCTTATCCTCAACCTTGTGTTTTGGTTGTTTAGAAAGTAA
- the flhB gene encoding flagellar biosynthesis protein FlhB yields the protein MPEENKTERATPYRRKKLREEGNVAKSIEIATASTILLGTIIIFFLGYTLFERILRLFWNVSLNPFVDASTVFAQFRDSLLPLILPFFVLTILVVILTYIAQFGFIFTLKPIQPKLERLNPFEGFKRIFSLTTLFELLKNSLKVFLLIVVAYLFLRSELGELTEIYSSSLYLSVKNFLIFTFKLIIFIGMIALLIAFLDYAYKRWDYERKIRMSKEEVKEEYKQHEGNPIIKSAIRKRMRQLSKGRMLQEVPKASVVITNPTHTAVALRYDPGRGDKAPVVVAKGKGRVAEKIIEVAIINGVAVVRREALARALYTAVDVGEEIPPKFYRAVAEIIAFVMARRKRIVA from the coding sequence ATGCCGGAAGAGAATAAGACGGAAAGAGCAACGCCGTATCGAAGAAAGAAGTTAAGAGAAGAGGGTAATGTAGCCAAGAGTATAGAAATAGCTACCGCAAGCACTATCTTATTGGGAACTATAATCATTTTCTTTTTAGGTTACACTCTTTTTGAAAGAATCTTGCGGTTGTTCTGGAACGTATCCCTCAACCCATTTGTGGATGCTTCCACAGTATTTGCTCAATTTAGGGATTCCCTTCTCCCTCTTATATTACCCTTTTTTGTCTTAACTATCTTAGTAGTTATTCTAACCTATATAGCCCAATTTGGCTTTATTTTTACCCTAAAACCTATCCAACCAAAGCTTGAAAGACTAAATCCTTTTGAAGGTTTTAAAAGAATCTTTTCTCTCACTACACTTTTTGAACTTTTGAAAAACAGCTTAAAGGTCTTTCTACTAATCGTAGTTGCTTACCTTTTCCTTAGGTCAGAGTTGGGCGAACTCACGGAAATCTATTCAAGCAGTTTGTACCTCAGCGTAAAGAATTTTCTTATCTTTACTTTTAAATTAATAATTTTTATAGGTATGATTGCTCTTCTTATAGCCTTCTTGGACTATGCATATAAGCGTTGGGATTACGAGAGAAAGATCAGAATGAGTAAGGAAGAGGTCAAAGAAGAGTATAAACAGCATGAGGGTAATCCTATAATAAAAAGTGCTATAAGGAAGAGAATGAGGCAACTATCCAAAGGTAGAATGTTGCAGGAGGTGCCAAAGGCAAGTGTGGTGATAACAAACCCAACGCACACAGCTGTAGCTCTGCGTTATGATCCAGGAAGAGGAGACAAAGCACCCGTAGTAGTTGCCAAAGGCAAAGGAAGGGTAGCGGAAAAAATAATAGAAGTTGCTATAATAAACGGTGTAGCTGTGGTAAGAAGGGAAGCCTTAGCAAGAGCTCTTTACACTGCTGTGGATGTTGGTGAAGAAATTCCGCCTAAGTTCTACAGAGCTGTAGCGGAAATAATAGCTTTCGTTATGGCTCGTAGAAAAAGAATAGTGGCATGA